The Acidobacteriota bacterium sequence GCTCCGGAAATATAATTGGGAAAAATGGAAATCATGGCATCCTGGTAACTGGGACTGGAACCGCGTCAAATGCCATTCAGGCAAACCTGATTGGCACCAATCAGTCGCGTGCCAGTTTGGGGAACACTGGCGATGGGATCCGCATCATCAGTGGCGCCACCCGAATCTTTATCGGCGGTGTGGCAGGCAATACCGGAAATACCATTGCGTTTAACACGGGGAGCGGCGTCAAAATTGGAACAGATAACGCTGATACAAACACCCAACGCAATACTATTTCTCAAAATAGCATCTTTGGAAATACTGGTCTGGGGATTGATTTGGGAAATACTGGGGCCACGGTCAATGATACGGGTGATGTGGACACTGGTCCCAATAGTCTGGTCAATAAACCGGTGATTACCAGTGTGATTGCCACGGGGACAAACCTGACCATCACGGGCACGGTGGATACTCCAAATCCTAGAGGCACCGTGGAGTTGTACGCGAACACGCTGACCAGCACCAATCCACCGACGACGACCGATCAACGGTTTTTGACCCTGGCGAACGCTGCTTCCACTTTTACGGTGACCATCAGTGTGCCGTCTGGGGCTTTTGCCGTGACGGCGATCTTTACGGATGACCAGGGAAATTCCTCGGAATTTGCCGATCTGATGTCAGTCAATTCTGGGGTGGCTGACCTCGTGGCGCAGAATTTGGTGGTTTCGCCAGCTTCAGCACCAATTGGTGGAACGATCAACGTGGGGTTTTCAATCCGCAATCAAGGGGCCGCCACGGCTGGCGCCAGTAGCGCGGCGATTGTATATTCCTCAGATGCCACAATTGATGCCAACGATCAGGTCGTGGCCAGAGTCAATGTGGCCAGTTTGGCAGCGTCGGGAACCTCAAGTTTTCCGACCAATTCAGTAACAATTCCTGCCGGCGCCGTGGTTGGATCACGATTTATCGCCGTGATTGCTGATTCCCAAAATGCGGTGACTGAAGGAAATGAAGCCAACAATACGGTTTCAATCGGATTGAATGTTTTGCTGCCGAAACCTGATTTGGCCGTGACAAATCTTTCAACTTCAACAACTTCGGGGACTCCCGGCTCGACGGTTTCGGTGAGTTTTAATGCGGCAAACCGTGGCAGCGCGGTTGCCAGTACCTCCGTTGCCCAGATCTATCTCTCGACCGATTCAACGATTACGGTCGGAGACACGCTGGTTGGAATGGCTACGATTCAGTCCGTTGCCCCAAATACCTCGCTCCCGGCAACCACCACGGTGACGATTCCTGGGACATTGACTGTGGGCAGTTATTTCCTGGGCGTGATTCTTGATCCAAACGGGCAGATTGACGAAATGGACGAAACCAACAACACTGCGTCCAGTGCATTTTCAATCACGGGACAACCTGATCTGGTGGTTGATTCGGTCACCATTTCACCGACCAGTGTCGCCCCTGGCGCTACGGTTTCAATTAACCTGATCATCCGCAACCAGGGACCGGTGGCTGCCGGGAATGCTTCACACGACATTGTCTTTTCAAACGATGCCACCATTCGGAGCGGAGAAGATGTGATCCTGGTCAGCCGGTCGGTTGGTCCATTGCCTCCAAATCAAACTGTACCCATCAGTGTCACCGTTGTGATTCCGACGAATCAAACCAGCCTGGGAATGAAGTTTATTGGTGTGATTGCCGACTCTGGAAACGCTGTGGCTGAAGTTTCGGAAACCAATAACACCGGGAGTACTGCTCTCACGCTCATTGATATCGTTGCCCCGTCTGGAAGTATCATCCGACCCAATGGCGGGGAAGCCCTTGCTGCCGGACGGGCTTTCGAGACGATTGAATGGACCGCAACCGACAATCTGAGCATTGCCAGTCAGGAACTCCGGCTTTCAACCGACGGAGGCGCTACCTTCCCAACCGTGATTATGACGGGGCTTGCGCCGGAAGTTCGAACCCTGCGCTGGGACGTTCCAGTGGGAATCAACACCAGTGCCGCCCGCGTTCAAATCGTGATCCGAGATGCGTCTGGAAATGAAGGACAGGCGAGCAGCTCAGCCAATTTTACAGTTGCGCCACCACCCGTCATTGTTCCCACGCCGAAGCTCAAAGCAACCGGAAAGCTCGTGTTTTCGGCAGTCGGTTCAAATATTGTGCCTGGAGCGAAATTGCAGGTGACCGTAAACGGAGCGGTGGAAACGTTTGATCTGGCCGTCAGCCAAAAGAACGTGATTGTGAAAAACAGTGCCCGCAGTACACCCGGAGGCCGTTCGATCCGGCAACTGCTTCCAAAAGGGACGTCTGCCACACTCGTGATTCAAAACCCAAACAATGTGACTTCAACTCCATTTGTGTTTGTAGTTCAATAATTACAAAGAGTCAGGTCGCACGGAGAAAGCTCGATCTGGTTTTGTAAAGTAATAAAAACAAGAGGCGATAGATGAGCAATCATCTATCGCCTTGTTGCATGCAATAAGGCTGGAACTCTTTATCAAAGTGTTGATGAATTTTAAGTTAATCATACCATTTTGGAATGAATTGCTTATAAATGAGCTTCGATTGGGAGCGGCGGAATGAGACTAAGTACCTTTCCATAAGTTTACTGAGAAATTGAATTTTGTAAGCGGTTGATTTTTTTCGTGTTTTTCGTGTATTTCGTGGTTAAAAATGTCTTGGAATTTTCGGTAAGGTACTTATCAAATGTGTCTCTCTGTTCCCTTGTCCAGATCAGGTATTGTTCCCTTATCCTGGCACTTATGAAGGATTCCCCTGTGGTAAGATAGTTTCCAAACTTGAAGTGAACACTATGAGGTGAGATATGAAATTCTTCAACACCGCAGGGCCGATGCAACCGGATATTCATTATGTGCTTCCACCAGTGAATCGCTTGAATCGAAATGAATTATTGTCCTTAATTGACGAGCGTAAATATTTCATCCTGCATGCCCCGCGCCAGACGGGAAAAACGAGTTGTATGCTGGCGCTGGTTGAAGAATTGAACCGGAGTGGAAAATACCGGGCGGTGTACGCCAACATCGAGGCCGCCCAGGCTCAACGCAACCAGGTGGAGCGGGCGATGCGCGTCATCATCAATGAAATCGCCCGGCAGTCAGCGTTGATACTGAATGACAAATTCCCATTGAGTCGAATGAAGAACATCCTGGAGCAGTTTGGGGCAGATGATGCCCTCACGGCATTACTCACGGAATGGAGCGCCGCCGAATCAATCCCACTGGTCCTGATTTTCGATGAAATTGATGCACTGATTGGAGATACTTTAATCTCAGTCTTACGCCAGTTGCGGGCTGGATATGCCAAACGACCAGCCGCGTTTCCCCAAACCGTGATTTTGTGCGGCGTGCGTGATGTGCGCGATTACCGGATTCATACCTCGAACCAGGAAATCATCACGGGAGGAAGTGCGTTCAACATCAAGGCAGAGTCATTGCGGTTGGAAAATTTCAGCCGGGAAGAAATCCAGGCGCTTTACGAACAGCACACCGCCGAAACGGGTCAGGTGTTTGATGACGCGATTTACCCGCTGGTGTGGGAATTGACCACCGGGCAGCCGTGGTTGGTAAATGCGCTGGCCTACGAAATTTGTTTTCGGAAAGGGCGGGGGAATGACCGAACGCAGCCGGTAACGGTTGAACTGGTCCAGGAAGCGAAGGAAAAACTCATTGAACGGCGTGACACTCATCTGGACCAGTTGACCGACAAGCTGCGCGAAGATCGGGTTCGGCGGGTGATTGCTCCGATTCTGTCTGGACTGACCAGTCCAGAAACAATTCCAAATGATGACATCAGTTATGTCTATGACCTGGGTTTAATCACGACAGAAGGTGGGCAAATCGCAATTGCCAACCGAATTTACCAGGAAGTCATTCCACGTGATTTGACCTATTCGACCCAGGTGACAATTTCCCATCAGACGGCCTGGTATATCGGTGCGGATGGTCGGTTGGAGATGAACCGGCTTCTGACGGCCTTCCAGCAATTCTTTCGGGAACATTCGGAGCATTGGGTAGAGCGGTTTGACTACAAGGAAGCCGGGCCACAGTTGTTGCTTCAGGCATTCCTCCAACGCATCGTCAACGGCGGAGGTCGAATCGAGCGGGAATATGGGCTGGGACGTCAACGGACAGATTTGCTGGTGATTTGGAATCATCCGCAGGGAATCCAGCGCGTGGTGCTCGAACTCAAGCTCCGAACCACCAGGCTTGAAACGGTGATTGAGGCGGGACTCCAGCAAACCTGGGAATACCTTGACCGCTGTGCTGGTGACGAAGGCCATCTGGTCATTTTCGACCGTGACCCAGGTAAACCCTGGGAAGAAAAGATCTTTCATCGGACTGAAACAGTTCACGGACGCACACTGGAGATTTGGGGAATGTGACGGAATAAATCAGGGTTCAGGGTTCAGGGTTCAGGGTTCCTAATCCCCCCGGATTTTGTGGGGTAAGCTCAAAAATGAGTCCAAAAGCCCTAAAAATGGCCTGTTTTGAGCTGTTTTACCTGTTACCCACAAAAACGTGGGTTAGCTAAGTCATTTGTTTTCAATTTCTTTTCGGATTGATGATGGTTTGCGCGCTTCTCTATGGATGGGTGCGCTATCAGGCCAAACGCGCCGTTGATGAATCCTCCATCGAAGCCCAGGCTGAAAATCAGGTTACAGTGACCACCACGCCGGTGACTCCGCCACGGATGGATGGCATTGGACTGTGGTTGCAACCGATGGAAAGCCGGGCGCTGGCTGAGTTTCAGGGGCGGCTCTATGTTGCAACTGCTGGCGGACTTGTCGCTTATGAGCCGTCAGGGAAGCTGGTGCGGCACTACACGGCAGCAGATGGTCTGCCCGAACACGACCTGACGTCGCTGGCGGTCTTCCAAAACAAGCTCTATCTCGGCACCCGGACTCAGGGCTTGCTGAGCTTTGACGGAACAGCGTTTACCCAATATACCATTCGCAAACCGCAGGCTCGCTCGGTGAGCGCTCTCTGTTCGACGCCACGCTATCTGCTGATTGGAACGCTTGACGCCGGGCTCTTTGATTTTGACGGACTGGTTTTTAGTCAGCGGTTTCAACCATCGAAAGGGCCGGAAATCGCCGGTGTGACTGCGATCTGGGCCGATCAGTCCCGTCTGTATGTCGGCACGCAAAAAAATGGGCTTTTTGTCTGGCGCGATGGCGAACTCCGGGTATTTGGCACGACTGACGGGTTGCCTTCGCCGAGGGTGACGGCGATTGTCTCAAGCGGTGGCGATATCCTGGTTGCAACCGATATTGGTGTGGTGCAACTGACTGATAATCCCCCGTTTCCGGTGCTTTCAAAACAGCCGAATTTGACTTCGCTGGCTGAATTTCAGGGGAAAATCTGGGGTGGACTTGTGACAGGCGGCGCGGTTGAAATTTCGCGGACGCCGACACCAGTCGAACGCGCCAGTTCGCGCTTTTTTGCCGGAGGCGTGTCGTTGGGCGGCACCAACCCAAGTCATACCGTGCTGGCCGTCGCTGACAACCATCTCTGGGCATTGACCGAAGCCGGACTGTTTCAGCTTGAACCGCAGCCCAACCAGAAAGCCTCTGAGTGGAAACGTTGGGGAAGCGTCCCCGCCGGGAAAACGCCGCTGGCTTCGCCGCATGTGATTTCACTGGCCGTTGACGAACGGGGCTTGCTCTGGATTGGATACTTTGAACGCGGTCTGGATGTTGTGTCACTGACGACTGGCGAGCGCGAGCACCATTTCCAGGATGAAGCAGTTCGGGAAATCAATTTTTTGACTTCCGACCCGGACACGGGAAGTATGCTGGCCGCTACATCAGCCGGACTGGTGGTCTATGACGCCGGATTTAAGCCGCGCCGCTATGATGAAAAATCCGCCAGTCTAATTGGTAACAATGTTGCGCAGGTGCTGCGGGTGCCGGGGTACAAAACCGGGCCTCATGTTGCTCCGTCAAGTGACGTGCCGCTGGTGCTGGCAACCGCCCGTGGTTTGACTGTCATGCAATCGGGCATCAGCCGGAGTTTGACCGCGTTTCACGGACTGGCAAGCAATTATCTCTACTGTGCGGAAATGGTTGGAGGAAAGCTCTATCTGGGCAGCCTCGGTGGTCTGATGGAACTCGACGGGCTGCGGGTGGTGCGTACCTGGAAAACAGATAATTCTAAACTGAGCGCCAACTGGATCAACGCTTTAAAAGCGGTCAATGGCACGCTCTATGTCGGAACCTATGGCGGCGGTGTGTGTGCCCTGACACCGACCGGCGACATCATTCCATTTGAAGAAACCGCCAAAATCGAAGTCAACCCAAATGCCATGGCGAGCGATGGGGAACGGCTCTACGTTGGGACGCTTGATCAGGGGCTGTTGCTTTTTGACCTGACCCGTCGTGAATGGCGGCGCTGGCGCACAGGGCTGGCTTCGCCCAATGTGACCAGTATCGCTATTCACAACGGAATTGCCTATTGCGGAACAACTGGCGGTCTGACTCAGGTTGAGGTGAAGCGATTGGTGGAATAGTTGGGTTCCGCGCTTCCGAGGTTTCTGAAGGGATGAGGGATGAAGGATGAGGGATGAAAAAAATCCCTCTTTTCATCTTGTCACTCTGTCCGGGTTTTCGAATTTATGTCCCTTTCGTCCTTTATGTCCCTTATGTCCTTTTCTTCACCAAACCCTGAACCCCGCAGTCCTATTTCACTAGATCATTCACCGTTACAAAGGTATAGCCTTGAGCCCGTAACTTTGTGATGATCGGTTCGACGGCTTCCATTGACGCTTCGCGGCCACGGTACATCACGTGGAGCAGAATGATCGAACCTGGACGAACATTCGTGGTGACGTGATTCACAATGTTCTGAACATTACCTTCAATTCCGGAGAAGCTTTCCGGCTCGACATCCCACATCAGCGTGGTGCGCCCGGTCTGGCTTAAATAGTAGGGAAGTCCAAACAGCTTCTTGCCATACGGCGGCCTGAAGAGAATTTCACCCTGGTAGCCAGCCTGACGAATCAACGCATCGGTGCGCTCAACTTCATTCCGAATAAAGTTTTGTGATTGAAGCACCATCCGGTCATGCGAAAACGAGTGGTTCGCGACTTGATGGCCAGCCGCGACGATTTTGCGACCCAGGTCCGGATACTGGGTCAGTTCCGCACCCGTCAGGCAGAAAGTCGCTTTGACTTGATTTCGAGCCAGAATGTCCAGGATTTTGTCGGTTCCGACCGGGTTTGGGCCATCGTCAAAGGTTAAGGCAACAACTTTTTGCGTGGTTTCGACGCGGGCAACGAGTTTGCCGAAGAGTTGGAAAGTCCGCGAGCGACTGAGCGTCCAAAGCGTGTAAAATGTCGTGAGAAAGAGTACCAACCCAATTCCAAGCACCAGCCATTTTCTCGACCAGATTTTGGTGCTCCAAAAAGCCTTCAATTGATTGAAAATCACTTCATTGAGTTCCTTTTTCCAGGAATGCGTCGGGTCAAATCCCAACCTATACCAAAAGATAAATCAAATTCAATTGATCCCTATCCAAACCCTGAACCCTGAACCCGAAATGGTTTCATATGCTCAAAATCAAAGACGAACGGTTACCAACGCGCTGCGACATTTGCCATCAAGCCGATCAATTCGACCCGGCAACGGGCAGTTGTCAGCGGTGTGAGGGAGTTGAACCCATTACCATCAACCGTGAAATTGCCTTTGGTCCACTGGTCGAAATTCCTGGATTTGGTCAAGCTATTCGCTGGCAAGAACCAGCCGAAGACCTGGCACTGCTCCCAATTGTCGTCAGTGCCTGTGAAATCTGTGGAACGGGTGAGTTTTTAGACGAACGAACCGGCGAATGCCTCGTTTGCGGGCAGAACTTTCGGGAAATTGATGACCCTGAGCAGGCAGTTTTAGAAACACGGGTAATGATTGTGCTTGCTCTGGCTGTAATTCTTGGACTGGTGATCCTGATTCTTCGCTTATGTCAGATCGGAATAGGTCATTCACCAGAGAACTTATGATTTGGAGAAACAGGTAAAAGCACCTATACTTGGTTGTTCTCTTGAAAGTCAATAAAATCAGGGAAAGGAACAGGTTATGGCCACAATCGTGTCTGAAATTGAAGCCTCGGACATTGCAATTTCTCAACTTGAAAAATGGATTGAGAGATTCCAAACCAAAATTGAGGTAACAGGCCGTCACGCTTCTCCCGATGAAAAAACAATCCGGGTTGATTTGAAATTGACGGTACCACAGAACACGGAACGTTCCCTTGAGGTTGGAATCATTATTGATCGGGAAACAGGAAAAATCGTCTCATCTCCGTCCAGGTCAGTGCTTGTTGCATCCCTCGTGCAATTATTTCCTCCCAGATATGCTCCAAAAACTGGAATTTCTGGAGAAAAACTGTACGGGATTTTGAAAAGTGAAAAT is a genomic window containing:
- a CDS encoding polysaccharide deacetylase family protein, whose product is MWSRKWLVLGIGLVLFLTTFYTLWTLSRSRTFQLFGKLVARVETTQKVVALTFDDGPNPVGTDKILDILARNQVKATFCLTGAELTQYPDLGRKIVAAGHQVANHSFSHDRMVLQSQNFIRNEVERTDALIRQAGYQGEILFRPPYGKKLFGLPYYLSQTGRTTLMWDVEPESFSGIEGNVQNIVNHVTTNVRPGSIILLHVMYRGREASMEAVEPIITKLRAQGYTFVTVNDLVK
- a CDS encoding FG-GAP repeat protein; this encodes MDIRFRIVLCFFGIMLTAWFLNQAVSSNTATPLSVATPAPVGVISSLPYHQPLVFKTDLSKPSLSLTARASTSTLVKDLTGDGKADLIQLVNGQLSIRPGGGEATFADATLLDLGHTASLLAVSDANETGKPVVLVLHTIGQLEAFQVSWTSPESRLQSDVSSVATFSTLADGRSLTVSDVNHDGYDDIVVAFDHQVMVWFGSMDGYDRSQTITLPINGLTHIDKKTGRLLAFDELTQVIHSWSWQDDEFRQGSPLPLLANRAVLTTSDLNFDGYSDVVAATDDGQLNLWLGDEVGEFTFFHQFPVVPGITRMECGHLNLDGLSDLVFETATGQLGVMWGDSTGMFNHRQFLELSEPAQDWAVGELDGDTLTDLVLNEPAALKIFVSQQKAALLVTTTDDAGPGSLREAILGATAAGGANTIAFNIPGPSSGPFVIKLATALPQIPRGTVIDGTTQVSNSKVDPNPNGPDIFIDATTTGVGIGFNLPSGQNIIRGIGIFGANGVAIQISGASATGNRVEGCYLGTNADASTVAVRGNNTGILINAGATNNTIGGASLSTRNIISGNSGSGVVLDGTATRSNLVTNNIIGLNRLATAGISNGGSGVVLQNGASTNQIGNASGATGSGNIIGKNGNHGILVTGTGTASNAIQANLIGTNQSRASLGNTGDGIRIISGATRIFIGGVAGNTGNTIAFNTGSGVKIGTDNADTNTQRNTISQNSIFGNTGLGIDLGNTGATVNDTGDVDTGPNSLVNKPVITSVIATGTNLTITGTVDTPNPRGTVELYANTLTSTNPPTTTDQRFLTLANAASTFTVTISVPSGAFAVTAIFTDDQGNSSEFADLMSVNSGVADLVAQNLVVSPASAPIGGTINVGFSIRNQGAATAGASSAAIVYSSDATIDANDQVVARVNVASLAASGTSSFPTNSVTIPAGAVVGSRFIAVIADSQNAVTEGNEANNTVSIGLNVLLPKPDLAVTNLSTSTTSGTPGSTVSVSFNAANRGSAVASTSVAQIYLSTDSTITVGDTLVGMATIQSVAPNTSLPATTTVTIPGTLTVGSYFLGVILDPNGQIDEMDETNNTASSAFSITGQPDLVVDSVTISPTSVAPGATVSINLIIRNQGPVAAGNASHDIVFSNDATIRSGEDVILVSRSVGPLPPNQTVPISVTVVIPTNQTSLGMKFIGVIADSGNAVAEVSETNNTGSTALTLIDIVAPSGSIIRPNGGEALAAGRAFETIEWTATDNLSIASQELRLSTDGGATFPTVIMTGLAPEVRTLRWDVPVGINTSAARVQIVIRDASGNEGQASSSANFTVAPPPVIVPTPKLKATGKLVFSAVGSNIVPGAKLQVTVNGAVETFDLAVSQKNVIVKNSARSTPGGRSIRQLLPKGTSATLVIQNPNNVTSTPFVFVVQ
- a CDS encoding AAA-like domain-containing protein; its protein translation is MKFFNTAGPMQPDIHYVLPPVNRLNRNELLSLIDERKYFILHAPRQTGKTSCMLALVEELNRSGKYRAVYANIEAAQAQRNQVERAMRVIINEIARQSALILNDKFPLSRMKNILEQFGADDALTALLTEWSAAESIPLVLIFDEIDALIGDTLISVLRQLRAGYAKRPAAFPQTVILCGVRDVRDYRIHTSNQEIITGGSAFNIKAESLRLENFSREEIQALYEQHTAETGQVFDDAIYPLVWELTTGQPWLVNALAYEICFRKGRGNDRTQPVTVELVQEAKEKLIERRDTHLDQLTDKLREDRVRRVIAPILSGLTSPETIPNDDISYVYDLGLITTEGGQIAIANRIYQEVIPRDLTYSTQVTISHQTAWYIGADGRLEMNRLLTAFQQFFREHSEHWVERFDYKEAGPQLLLQAFLQRIVNGGGRIEREYGLGRQRTDLLVIWNHPQGIQRVVLELKLRTTRLETVIEAGLQQTWEYLDRCAGDEGHLVIFDRDPGKPWEEKIFHRTETVHGRTLEIWGM